In a single window of the Bradyrhizobium erythrophlei genome:
- a CDS encoding GMC family oxidoreductase, whose product MSSARFETDPERDTQTAGFAERVRANQKKLTAELKLHYDFIVCGSGSSGSVVARRLAENAEVSVLLLEAGGSDDMPSIKEAGQWPLNIGGEHDWAFMGQPNPHLNGRSIPLNMGKILGGGSSINLMAWARGHKNDWDFFAAEARDAAWSYQSVLNIYRRIEDWHGVPDPRCRGTGGPVFVQPAPDPNPVAPAMVEGARSVGIPTFQSQNGLMMEGDGGASIIDLRVRDGMRQSVFRSYAFPCMDRPNLTVLCQALVTRLVMSGKRASGVEIVHDGKVQRIAAGVEVVLSLGAIHTPKVLMLSGIGDQTELKRLGIPCVQHLPGVGENFQDHVGFGCVWEYPQALPPRNNMCEATYFWKSDPDLDTPDLQTCQGEVPFCSAETAAQFSPPPGSWSLLAGVVRPKSRGRIRLTGANPQSPIEIEANTLAHPDDMKAAIACVELCREVGNSAPLSPFVKREVMPGILKGAALENFIRDAASSYWHQTCTAKMGQDAMSVVDGSLKVHGIDNLRIADGSIMPRITTGNTMAPCVIIGERAAEMLKIAHRT is encoded by the coding sequence ATGAGCAGTGCCAGGTTTGAAACTGATCCCGAGCGGGACACTCAGACGGCAGGATTTGCCGAACGGGTACGTGCCAACCAAAAAAAGCTCACGGCTGAACTCAAGCTGCACTATGACTTCATAGTTTGCGGATCTGGCTCATCTGGTTCAGTGGTGGCGCGCCGATTGGCCGAGAACGCGGAGGTCAGCGTCCTCCTGCTGGAGGCCGGCGGCAGCGACGATATGCCAAGCATCAAGGAAGCCGGCCAATGGCCTCTGAACATTGGCGGCGAACATGACTGGGCTTTTATGGGCCAGCCGAACCCACACCTTAATGGGCGCTCCATTCCGCTGAATATGGGCAAGATACTTGGCGGTGGATCCAGCATCAACCTCATGGCCTGGGCGCGCGGGCACAAGAACGACTGGGATTTCTTCGCGGCCGAGGCTCGGGACGCCGCATGGAGCTACCAATCGGTACTGAACATCTATCGCCGCATCGAAGATTGGCACGGCGTGCCGGACCCAAGATGTCGCGGGACCGGAGGACCGGTTTTTGTTCAGCCCGCGCCGGACCCGAACCCGGTGGCCCCTGCCATGGTCGAAGGCGCACGCTCGGTTGGCATTCCGACCTTCCAAAGCCAGAACGGGCTGATGATGGAAGGTGATGGCGGTGCCTCTATCATCGACTTGCGAGTCCGCGACGGAATGCGGCAATCCGTATTCCGTTCCTATGCTTTTCCCTGCATGGACCGGCCGAACCTGACGGTGCTCTGCCAGGCACTGGTCACTCGACTTGTCATGAGCGGCAAGCGAGCCAGCGGCGTCGAGATCGTTCATGATGGAAAGGTTCAACGCATCGCTGCCGGAGTGGAGGTGGTATTATCGTTGGGCGCGATCCACACGCCAAAGGTGCTGATGTTGTCGGGAATCGGTGACCAAACCGAACTGAAGCGGCTGGGAATACCTTGCGTGCAGCACCTTCCAGGCGTTGGCGAAAACTTTCAGGACCATGTCGGTTTTGGGTGTGTTTGGGAGTATCCCCAGGCACTCCCTCCACGCAACAACATGTGTGAAGCGACGTACTTCTGGAAGAGCGATCCTGATCTCGATACCCCGGATCTGCAAACCTGCCAGGGTGAGGTGCCGTTCTGCAGTGCAGAGACAGCAGCCCAATTTAGTCCACCGCCGGGTTCCTGGTCATTGCTTGCAGGCGTCGTGCGGCCAAAGAGCCGGGGCCGCATCCGCCTGACGGGTGCCAATCCTCAGTCCCCGATCGAGATCGAGGCCAACACATTGGCGCACCCGGATGATATGAAGGCGGCGATAGCGTGCGTCGAGCTTTGCCGCGAAGTCGGCAACTCTGCTCCACTGAGCCCGTTCGTCAAGCGGGAGGTGATGCCAGGCATTCTCAAAGGCGCCGCACTCGAGAACTTCATCCGTGACGCAGCAAGCAGCTATTGGCATCAGACATGTACTGCTAAGATGGGACAGGATGCGATGTCGGTGGTGGACGGCTCTCTCAAGGTCCACGGAATCGATAATCTTCGTATCGCTGACGGTTCAATTATGCCGCGCATCACAACCGGCAACACCATGGCGCCATGCGTTATCATTGGCGAGCGCGCCGCAGAGATGCTGAAGATCGCCCACCGCACTTGA
- a CDS encoding helix-turn-helix domain-containing protein, with translation MSVSANAYMRLAFYDLLGALFAPPDPEGSSLHTDKLFARICDMIKDHFADPDFGPCDVAVKAGISLRYLQKLFTTRNSTCSYFIQSVRLDHAARLLERRSFLKTSQPISEIAYASGFGDYTNFIRKFRRRFGHTPGSHSGNHAEPGRISTAESAT, from the coding sequence ATGTCCGTTTCGGCTAACGCCTACATGCGTCTCGCATTCTACGATTTATTGGGCGCATTATTCGCGCCGCCCGATCCAGAAGGTTCCTCTCTTCACACAGACAAGCTGTTCGCGCGTATCTGCGATATGATCAAGGATCACTTTGCCGATCCGGATTTCGGTCCTTGCGACGTGGCGGTCAAGGCGGGAATCTCGCTACGCTACCTTCAGAAGCTTTTTACGACCAGAAACTCCACCTGCAGTTATTTCATACAGTCGGTTCGTCTGGATCACGCCGCGCGTCTGTTAGAACGCCGGTCGTTTCTGAAAACAAGCCAGCCCATCAGCGAGATCGCCTACGCCAGCGGCTTTGGCGACTACACTAATTTCATTCGAAAATTTCGCCGTCGCTTCGGTCATACCCCAGGCTCCCATTCGGGAAATCATGCCGAGCCCGGGCGTATCAGCACCGCTGAAAGTGCGACATAG
- the benB gene encoding benzoate 1,2-dioxygenase small subunit has protein sequence MSTIPLSGVEAFLYAEARALDDRDWDTWLAFYAPDASFWMPAWDDNDRLVEDPHAEISLIYYVRRSGLEDRVFRIKTERSSASTPEPRTSHNISNVEILSQDDSKIDLRFNWLTLSYRYKIVDTYFGVSFYTLEITGERPLIKAKKVVLKNDYIHHVIDIYHI, from the coding sequence ATGAGCACGATCCCCTTGTCCGGGGTCGAAGCGTTTCTCTATGCCGAGGCCCGCGCCCTCGACGATCGGGACTGGGACACGTGGCTGGCCTTCTACGCGCCCGACGCGAGCTTCTGGATGCCGGCCTGGGACGACAACGACAGACTTGTCGAAGACCCTCATGCGGAGATTTCCCTGATCTACTATGTTCGTCGCAGCGGCCTCGAAGATCGCGTCTTCCGCATCAAGACCGAACGGTCGAGCGCCAGCACCCCCGAGCCGCGGACGTCGCACAATATTTCAAATGTCGAAATCCTCTCCCAGGACGACAGCAAAATCGACCTCCGCTTCAACTGGCTGACGCTCAGCTATCGTTACAAAATCGTCGACACCTATTTCGGAGTTTCCTTCTACACCCTCGAAATTACAGGTGAACGCCCTCTGATCAAAGCCAAAAAGGTGGTTCTGAAGAACGACTACATCCACCACGTCATCGACATCTATCACATCTGA
- the benC gene encoding benzoate 1,2-dioxygenase electron transfer component BenC produces MLHKIALNFEDGITKFIDAAESESIADAAYRQGINVPLDCTNGVCGTCKAFCQSGAFNPGSYIEDALSDSEAAEGYVLCCQAKAKSDMVIDVLASSGACKVKPKNTMAEIVKVEALSAHRIRLSAKPLDGVLPMFLPGQYVNVTASNETVTRPYSLTSAPGADVATFMIRNVPGGKMSAYLEAKAKAGDRLLLNGPFGSFYLRAPRRSILFLAGGTGVGPILSMLEHLAARGANDQPVQLVYGARDDADLVEVERIEALAARIPKFAYHTTCSGPGSRHPLTGHVTDHFADGALNGDVDVYLCGPPEMVESGRQHVAKLGISSANVHFEKFVPASEVLAV; encoded by the coding sequence GTGCTACACAAGATTGCTCTCAATTTTGAAGATGGAATCACTAAGTTCATCGATGCAGCCGAAAGCGAAAGCATCGCCGACGCCGCTTATCGCCAGGGCATTAATGTGCCGCTCGACTGCACCAACGGCGTTTGCGGCACTTGCAAGGCTTTTTGTCAATCGGGTGCGTTCAACCCTGGATCTTACATCGAGGATGCGTTGAGCGATTCCGAAGCGGCCGAAGGCTATGTCCTTTGTTGCCAGGCGAAGGCGAAGAGCGACATGGTGATCGACGTCCTGGCCTCCTCCGGTGCGTGCAAAGTGAAACCCAAGAACACGATGGCCGAGATCGTCAAGGTCGAGGCCTTGTCGGCCCACCGCATAAGGCTGTCGGCCAAGCCGCTAGATGGTGTGCTTCCGATGTTCTTGCCGGGACAATATGTGAATGTCACCGCTTCGAACGAGACTGTGACGCGGCCCTATTCGCTCACCTCTGCGCCGGGCGCCGACGTGGCGACCTTCATGATCCGCAACGTGCCGGGCGGCAAGATGAGCGCCTACCTCGAGGCGAAGGCCAAGGCCGGTGACAGGCTCCTTCTCAACGGCCCGTTCGGTAGTTTCTACCTTCGTGCGCCGCGACGGTCGATCCTGTTCCTTGCCGGAGGGACCGGCGTCGGGCCGATCTTGTCGATGCTCGAGCATCTGGCCGCGCGGGGTGCTAACGATCAGCCCGTGCAACTCGTTTACGGCGCGCGCGATGACGCCGATCTGGTCGAGGTCGAACGGATCGAGGCGCTCGCAGCGCGTATCCCTAAGTTCGCCTATCACACCACCTGTTCGGGCCCTGGAAGCCGGCATCCGCTGACTGGCCATGTCACAGATCATTTTGCCGACGGTGCGCTTAACGGCGACGTGGACGTATATCTGTGCGGGCCGCCCGAGATGGTCGAGAGCGGGCGCCAGCATGTCGCGAAGCTCGGCATATCGTCCGCAAACGTCCATTTCGAAAAATTCGTTCCTGCGAGCGAGGTCTTGGCAGTGTGA
- a CDS encoding nuclear transport factor 2 family protein yields the protein MEKTDGYVLKKANVINERRRMIMKVLLSALFAAAVIIPAALADEQEDAYAAVERWSAAFNSGDVEQIVRMYTDDALVLGTLSPGMISKPDDLRAYFKAAVALAELSGISTDKRILGYQPYWQRLATNLRASNIEAGREALRVAIGLSTDSTVRQHLRLRLHTTSSGQI from the coding sequence TTGGAGAAGACCGACGGTTACGTTTTGAAGAAGGCCAACGTGATCAATGAGCGGCGTCGCATGATTATGAAAGTTCTTCTTTCCGCGTTGTTCGCGGCCGCTGTAATAATCCCTGCGGCACTTGCTGATGAACAAGAGGATGCCTACGCCGCCGTCGAACGTTGGTCAGCGGCATTCAACTCTGGCGACGTCGAACAGATAGTTCGCATGTATACGGATGATGCGCTGGTACTCGGTACTCTTAGCCCCGGCATGATTTCAAAGCCCGATGATCTTCGTGCTTATTTCAAGGCGGCGGTAGCCCTGGCGGAATTGTCCGGAATTTCCACGGACAAGCGCATCCTTGGCTATCAGCCGTACTGGCAGCGCTTGGCCACGAACCTTCGCGCCAGCAACATTGAAGCCGGTCGCGAAGCGTTGAGGGTCGCCATTGGACTGTCGACCGACAGCACCGTACGGCAGCATTTGCGGCTCCGCCTGCACACCACCAGCTCCGGTCAAATCTGA
- a CDS encoding ABC transporter permease: MSQPDDTQRNGTALRLYAAAVVVFLLLPIAVAAAVAFNNGERPDFPPAQMSLRWFASVLHSDLLMDGLCKSVIIAVASTVLSAVAGSAAAIAINHHRFAGRTLIQTFLMLPIALPAIVLGLGMLFSLPMLGLNVGLVAATLGHAVLGIPYVIAMVLASLANFDRSLERASLNLGVGPARTFFRITLPHIRPGVIAGAIAAFLLSMDNISLSLFITRNDTLPLRLMQHMLSYTDPSVAAMSVMLLLISLVLLPFIARTRLG, from the coding sequence ATGAGTCAACCGGACGACACCCAACGCAACGGCACGGCGCTCCGCCTTTACGCGGCGGCAGTGGTGGTGTTCCTGCTGCTTCCTATCGCCGTCGCGGCGGCGGTTGCGTTCAATAACGGGGAACGGCCGGATTTCCCGCCGGCCCAAATGAGCCTGCGCTGGTTCGCCTCGGTGCTGCACTCGGACCTGTTGATGGATGGCCTTTGCAAGAGCGTCATCATTGCGGTCGCGAGCACCGTGTTGTCGGCGGTTGCCGGCAGCGCCGCCGCCATTGCCATCAACCATCATCGCTTCGCGGGGCGCACACTGATACAGACGTTTCTGATGCTCCCGATCGCGCTGCCCGCGATCGTGCTCGGCCTTGGGATGCTGTTCTCACTTCCCATGCTCGGCCTCAATGTCGGCCTGGTTGCCGCCACCCTGGGCCACGCCGTGCTCGGGATTCCCTACGTTATCGCGATGGTGCTGGCTTCGCTCGCCAATTTCGACCGGTCGCTCGAGCGCGCATCGCTCAACCTCGGCGTCGGGCCGGCCCGAACCTTCTTCCGGATTACGCTCCCGCACATCCGCCCGGGGGTGATTGCCGGCGCAATCGCCGCATTCCTGCTGTCAATGGATAACATCTCGCTGTCGCTGTTCATCACCCGCAATGATACCCTGCCGCTGCGCCTGATGCAGCACATGCTGTCCTATACCGACCCGAGCGTGGCGGCGATGTCGGTTATGCTGCTCCTGATCTCGCTCGTATTGCTTCCGTTCATCGCACGAACGCGGCTCGGCTAA
- a CDS encoding ABC transporter permease, with the protein MQRSAYAPWIWLFPAGALLLPFFLLPLAIVVRNSVYFDDPQGLTVPAFTTANYLKVLTDPYYVKVLSNTLLVAAISTVVSLLVAFPFAQFVVRTSDSARNLLLWCVYVPLYVSVIMRAFGWTIILADSGLINHLLLRLGLIDAPLRMLFEAEGMMVGMIHRYLPLMIIPLITALQKIDGNLLKASGNLGASGARTFLRVTLPMSVPGMVAGGQLVFAGVLSDYAMPALMGSTKFQLIAPAIYYEAITNSSWALAGAMATVVLGLVASFLIAANLLLKRLAPWALTL; encoded by the coding sequence ATGCAACGCAGCGCCTACGCTCCCTGGATCTGGCTGTTTCCCGCCGGCGCGCTGCTGCTACCGTTTTTCCTGCTGCCGCTCGCTATCGTCGTCCGCAACAGCGTCTACTTCGATGATCCCCAGGGCCTGACGGTGCCGGCCTTCACTACCGCGAACTACCTGAAAGTCCTGACCGACCCGTATTACGTCAAGGTTTTGTCCAACACCTTGCTGGTCGCGGCCATCTCGACGGTCGTGTCGCTGCTGGTGGCCTTTCCCTTCGCGCAGTTCGTGGTGAGAACATCCGACTCGGCGCGAAACCTGCTGCTGTGGTGCGTCTACGTTCCGCTTTACGTCAGCGTCATCATGCGGGCCTTCGGCTGGACCATCATCCTGGCGGATAGCGGCCTGATCAACCACCTTCTGCTGCGGCTTGGCCTGATCGATGCGCCGCTGCGCATGCTGTTCGAAGCCGAAGGCATGATGGTCGGCATGATTCACCGCTACCTGCCGCTGATGATCATCCCATTGATCACGGCGTTGCAGAAGATCGACGGCAATCTCTTGAAGGCGTCGGGCAATCTCGGAGCGTCAGGCGCGCGGACGTTTCTTCGCGTCACATTGCCGATGTCGGTGCCCGGCATGGTCGCCGGCGGCCAGCTCGTTTTCGCCGGCGTCCTGAGCGACTACGCGATGCCGGCGCTGATGGGATCGACCAAATTCCAGTTGATCGCGCCGGCCATCTACTACGAAGCCATCACCAACAGCAGTTGGGCGCTGGCCGGAGCGATGGCTACCGTGGTGCTTGGCCTCGTCGCATCGTTCCTCATTGCCGCCAATCTCCTGCTAAAGCGCCTGGCGCCGTGGGCCCTGACCCTATGA
- a CDS encoding ABC transporter ATP-binding protein has product MSGAARGAPPTHDATTVAELELVDVGRFFDGVVAIERCNLAINRGEIVALLGPSGCGKSTLLNLIAGFEVPDTGTIRLRGRVLNGVPPHRRNTAMVFQHYALFPHLTVARNIAYGIEARGLDPATRVARVNDMLALLKLDGLGERYPSQLSGGQRQRVAIARALAVQPDVLLLDEAFSALDRNLREDMQVELSLLLRRLKVTTILVTHDQREAFSLADRIAVMQGGRIAQIDTPRMMYERPSDSYVMRFLGSINTMNATLQTAPGGKPRLRLGDGLEFDAPELPRGIDQPGDVLVYIRAEDISIGERPSAVHIGRPATVALSTFLGAQERIVLTCGGQQIVVDRPVNGRGQIEATAGRPVYVEFDPACCRLARVD; this is encoded by the coding sequence ATGTCCGGCGCCGCGCGTGGCGCGCCGCCCACCCATGATGCCACAACCGTGGCTGAACTTGAGCTGGTCGATGTCGGCCGGTTCTTTGATGGCGTGGTGGCGATCGAGCGCTGCAACCTCGCCATCAACCGCGGCGAAATCGTTGCCCTGCTTGGCCCGAGCGGCTGTGGCAAGTCGACGCTACTCAATCTGATTGCCGGCTTCGAGGTACCGGACACAGGCACCATCCGTCTGCGTGGGCGGGTCTTGAACGGAGTTCCACCGCACCGTCGCAACACCGCGATGGTGTTTCAGCACTACGCATTATTTCCGCACCTGACGGTAGCCCGCAACATCGCTTATGGAATCGAAGCCCGCGGCCTCGATCCTGCCACGCGCGTCGCACGCGTCAATGACATGCTGGCCTTGCTCAAGCTCGACGGGCTTGGCGAGCGCTATCCGTCCCAGCTCAGCGGCGGCCAGCGCCAGCGCGTGGCCATCGCGCGCGCGCTGGCGGTGCAGCCGGACGTCCTGTTGCTCGACGAGGCGTTCAGCGCTCTCGACCGGAACCTGCGCGAGGACATGCAGGTGGAATTGTCTCTGCTGCTACGCAGGCTCAAAGTTACCACGATTCTCGTCACGCACGATCAGCGCGAGGCGTTCTCGCTGGCGGACCGGATTGCCGTCATGCAGGGCGGACGAATTGCCCAGATCGATACGCCGCGGATGATGTACGAGAGGCCATCCGACAGCTATGTCATGCGTTTTCTCGGCTCGATCAACACGATGAATGCCACCCTACAGACGGCGCCGGGCGGCAAGCCACGGCTCCGCCTCGGCGACGGACTGGAATTCGATGCACCCGAACTCCCGCGCGGGATCGACCAACCGGGCGATGTGCTGGTTTATATCCGCGCCGAAGACATCTCGATCGGCGAACGGCCGAGCGCCGTCCATATCGGCCGGCCGGCAACAGTCGCGCTTTCCACCTTCCTGGGCGCGCAGGAGCGGATCGTGCTGACATGCGGGGGCCAGCAGATCGTCGTCGACCGCCCGGTCAACGGGCGCGGCCAGATTGAGGCTACCGCCGGCCGTCCGGTGTACGTCGAATTCGATCCGGCCTGCTGTCGGCTCGCCCGCGTGGACTGA
- a CDS encoding extracellular solute-binding protein, whose translation MTDMTRRKLLSAAGSAAGAAIFTPVVAVLELRAQEALIRSTHFGGPYQALNDIVGKPFTQMGFGRVEYDVEVSPSVIAKLQTQRGNPPFDVAMVSRSFGLRALNAGLLEKVSAADFPEAKALIPQAIPAAGWGVAMISDTFDMMIDTNQVKEPVTSWLDLWKPEFNGKTALPSAANGGATFAFISCIVRAVGGKDQSDAAVNEAFARLKALKPSVRTFYPDSIQPTQLIDRGDISIAPQFGIRIANQSKVSPNIVKTTPKEGIAAIPYDLCITRGSKNVELARKYINLTLTKPVQEQLVGALYGTPSRTDLTLAPELKKLVSLDPAQLFFQDEEYAASKQREWLDRYTREVQS comes from the coding sequence ATGACGGATATGACTCGCCGCAAATTGCTGTCGGCCGCCGGCAGCGCAGCCGGCGCGGCCATCTTCACTCCGGTCGTTGCAGTTTTAGAGCTCCGGGCGCAGGAAGCCTTGATCCGCTCCACCCATTTCGGAGGGCCGTACCAGGCCCTCAACGATATCGTGGGCAAACCGTTTACCCAGATGGGTTTCGGGCGCGTCGAATATGACGTTGAAGTTTCTCCCTCCGTCATAGCCAAGCTGCAGACCCAGCGTGGCAATCCGCCCTTTGACGTCGCGATGGTGTCGCGCTCGTTCGGATTGCGCGCGCTCAATGCCGGATTGTTGGAGAAGGTCAGCGCCGCGGATTTTCCCGAAGCCAAAGCCCTGATTCCCCAGGCCATCCCAGCTGCCGGCTGGGGTGTGGCGATGATTTCCGACACATTCGACATGATGATCGACACCAACCAGGTCAAGGAACCGGTGACGTCGTGGCTCGATCTGTGGAAGCCCGAATTCAACGGCAAAACGGCGCTGCCGTCGGCAGCCAATGGCGGCGCGACCTTCGCGTTCATCTCCTGCATCGTCCGCGCGGTGGGTGGCAAGGACCAGTCCGATGCCGCGGTCAATGAGGCCTTCGCCCGGCTCAAGGCGCTCAAGCCGAGCGTGCGGACCTTTTATCCGGACAGCATCCAGCCGACGCAGCTTATCGACCGCGGCGATATCTCGATCGCGCCGCAATTCGGTATCCGGATCGCAAATCAGTCCAAGGTGTCCCCGAATATCGTCAAGACCACGCCGAAGGAAGGTATCGCGGCCATTCCTTACGACCTCTGCATCACGCGCGGCTCGAAGAACGTCGAACTCGCCAGGAAATACATTAACCTGACGCTGACGAAGCCGGTGCAGGAACAATTAGTCGGGGCGTTGTACGGCACCCCGTCCCGCACCGATCTCACGCTCGCGCCCGAGCTGAAGAAACTGGTGTCGCTCGATCCGGCGCAACTGTTCTTCCAGGACGAGGAATACGCCGCATCGAAGCAGCGAGAGTGGCTGGACCGCTACACCCGTGAAGTCCAGAGCTGA
- a CDS encoding MarR family winged helix-turn-helix transcriptional regulator: protein MIKRKANKRTAKFRDSKADASRRVPAKADPQADPVETILTQWQRERPDLDPAPMQLFGLVARAQFLSTVYFNELLEQWNLSRGSFDVLAALRRSGPPFTLTPKQLSDSLMLSGAGMTSRLDRLESLRLIVRLPEPTDRRSLKIQLTPRGVRMIDEVVPAIVDAQWKIAATLGPEKTASLTKSMRQLTDALTKPRDR from the coding sequence GTGATCAAGCGCAAGGCGAACAAGCGGACTGCGAAGTTCAGAGATAGCAAGGCGGACGCGTCGCGCCGCGTCCCGGCGAAAGCCGATCCGCAGGCAGATCCTGTCGAGACCATCCTGACTCAATGGCAACGCGAACGGCCGGATCTCGACCCGGCGCCGATGCAGCTGTTCGGTCTGGTGGCGCGGGCGCAGTTCCTTTCGACCGTGTATTTCAACGAACTGCTCGAGCAATGGAACCTGTCGCGGGGCAGCTTCGACGTGTTGGCTGCCCTTCGCCGCTCCGGGCCACCCTTTACCCTCACGCCGAAGCAACTCTCGGACTCGTTGATGTTGAGCGGCGCGGGCATGACCAGCCGGCTGGATCGCCTCGAGTCGCTTCGATTGATCGTCCGGTTGCCCGAGCCGACCGACCGCCGCAGCCTAAAAATCCAGCTGACGCCGCGGGGCGTACGCATGATCGATGAGGTGGTCCCCGCCATTGTCGACGCGCAGTGGAAGATCGCCGCGACGCTGGGCCCGGAAAAGACAGCCTCTCTAACCAAGTCCATGCGCCAGTTGACCGACGCGCTGACGAAACCCCGCGATCGCTGA